The following proteins are co-located in the Corynebacterium aquilae DSM 44791 genome:
- a CDS encoding acetolactate synthase large subunit, whose amino-acid sequence MPASAQAGKGKSPKPAKTSKGPERMTGAQAIVRSLEELGADVVFGLPGGAVLPLYDPIYSSEKVRHVLVRHEQGAGHAATGYAQATGKVGVCIATSGPGATNLVTPIADANLDSVPMVAITGQVGHTLLGTDAFQEADIRGITMPVTKHNFMITDPNMIPAALAEAFHLASTGRPGPVLVDVPKDIQNAEMDFVWPPKMNLPGYKPVTTGHPRQINEAIKLIAKAEKPCLYIGGGVIKAEAHQELLDFVEYTGIPVVTTLMGLGSFPDSHPLHMGMPGMHGSVSAVGTMQRSDLLITIGARFDDRVTGDVDSFAPHAKVIHADIDPAEISKIRTADVPIVGDAKEVLADMLAAFKGSKHNPPDISEWVSYVSGLKEKFPRGWDETTDGSIAPQYVINTLSKEVGPDAIYCAGVGQHQMWSAQFIDFEKPRTWLNSGGAGTMGYSVPAAMGAKAGCPDKEVWAVDGDGCFQMTNQELVTCAVEGFPIKVALINNGNLGMVRQWQTLFYEGRYSNTKLREQGEYMPDFVGLAEAMGCVAIRVTKEEDVLPAIRKAREINDRPVVIDFIVGQDAQVWPMVAAGHSNTDIEYALGLRPLFDEDSAGESPAAIDVAIDDNANDAAKRKDNK is encoded by the coding sequence GTGCCAGCTTCCGCACAGGCGGGCAAGGGTAAATCGCCTAAGCCCGCGAAGACTTCCAAGGGGCCAGAACGGATGACCGGCGCTCAGGCCATCGTTCGTTCGCTTGAAGAGCTGGGCGCCGACGTCGTATTCGGCCTCCCGGGTGGCGCTGTCTTGCCGCTCTATGACCCCATTTATTCCTCGGAGAAGGTCCGCCACGTGCTAGTCCGCCACGAGCAGGGCGCAGGTCACGCCGCTACGGGCTATGCGCAGGCGACGGGCAAGGTGGGCGTGTGCATCGCGACCTCTGGTCCGGGTGCGACCAACCTGGTGACCCCTATCGCTGATGCGAACCTGGATTCGGTTCCGATGGTGGCTATTACTGGCCAGGTCGGTCACACGCTGCTGGGAACCGACGCTTTCCAGGAGGCGGATATTCGTGGCATCACGATGCCGGTGACCAAGCACAACTTCATGATCACCGACCCGAACATGATTCCGGCGGCGCTGGCTGAGGCGTTCCACCTGGCTTCCACGGGCCGTCCGGGCCCGGTGCTGGTGGATGTGCCGAAGGACATCCAAAACGCCGAGATGGATTTCGTGTGGCCGCCGAAGATGAACCTTCCCGGCTATAAGCCGGTGACCACGGGGCACCCCCGCCAGATCAATGAGGCCATCAAACTGATTGCCAAGGCCGAAAAGCCCTGCCTGTACATCGGTGGTGGCGTCATCAAGGCGGAGGCGCACCAGGAGCTGCTCGACTTTGTGGAGTACACCGGCATTCCGGTGGTGACCACCCTGATGGGTTTGGGTTCCTTCCCGGATTCCCACCCGCTGCACATGGGTATGCCGGGCATGCACGGCTCGGTGTCTGCGGTGGGCACCATGCAGCGCTCCGACCTTTTGATCACCATCGGCGCTCGTTTCGATGACCGCGTCACTGGTGATGTGGATTCCTTCGCACCGCATGCGAAAGTCATTCACGCCGATATCGATCCTGCTGAGATCTCCAAGATCCGTACTGCCGATGTTCCGATCGTCGGTGACGCCAAGGAAGTGTTGGCCGACATGCTGGCCGCCTTCAAGGGCTCCAAGCACAACCCGCCGGATATCTCCGAGTGGGTGTCCTATGTCAGTGGTCTGAAAGAGAAGTTCCCCCGCGGCTGGGATGAGACCACCGATGGCAGCATTGCCCCGCAGTACGTCATCAACACTTTGAGCAAGGAGGTCGGCCCCGACGCGATCTATTGTGCGGGTGTCGGTCAGCACCAGATGTGGTCGGCGCAGTTCATCGACTTCGAAAAGCCCCGCACCTGGCTCAATTCCGGTGGCGCCGGCACCATGGGCTACTCCGTGCCCGCTGCGATGGGCGCCAAGGCCGGTTGCCCCGATAAGGAAGTGTGGGCCGTCGACGGCGATGGCTGCTTCCAGATGACTAACCAGGAGCTGGTGACCTGTGCGGTCGAAGGCTTCCCCATCAAGGTGGCTTTGATCAACAACGGCAACCTGGGCATGGTCCGCCAGTGGCAGACCCTGTTCTATGAGGGCCGCTACTCCAACACCAAGCTGCGCGAGCAAGGCGAATACATGCCGGACTTCGTGGGCCTGGCGGAAGCTATGGGCTGCGTGGCCATCCGGGTGACCAAGGAAGAAGACGTGCTTCCCGCCATCCGTAAAGCCCGCGAGATCAACGATCGCCCCGTGGTGATCGACTTCATCGTCGGACAAGACGCCCAGGTGTGGCCGATGGTCGCTGCCGGACACTCCAACACCGACATTGAGTACGCCCTCGGATTGCGTCCGCTGTTCGATGAGGACTCCGCCGGTGAGTCTCCCGCCGCGATTGATGTCGCGATCGACGACAACGCCAACGATGCGGCGAAACGAAAGGACAACAAGTAA
- the ilvN gene encoding acetolactate synthase small subunit: MAKEINRHILCVLTQDTDGIISRLAGMFTRRGYSIASIASAATHTPGINRITLVVDADELHIEQITKQLNKLIPVLKVIRLDDDQAVSRSIMLVKVDADNSNRPQVVDAAKIFRARVIDVAPESVVIEATGQPAKLQALIDVLEPFGIREMIRSGEVALGRGPKVMAPRKM, translated from the coding sequence ATGGCCAAGGAGATCAATCGCCACATCCTGTGTGTGCTGACCCAGGACACCGACGGCATCATCTCACGGCTTGCGGGCATGTTCACCCGGCGTGGCTACTCGATCGCCTCGATCGCCTCGGCGGCCACCCACACCCCGGGGATTAACCGCATTACCCTCGTCGTCGATGCTGACGAACTGCACATTGAGCAGATCACCAAGCAGCTCAACAAGCTGATTCCGGTGCTCAAGGTCATTCGCCTGGACGACGATCAGGCGGTGTCCCGCTCGATCATGCTGGTCAAGGTCGACGCCGATAACTCCAACCGCCCCCAGGTGGTGGATGCGGCCAAGATTTTCCGCGCCCGGGTCATCGATGTGGCGCCCGAATCCGTCGTGATTGAGGCCACCGGCCAGCCGGCGAAGCTGCAGGCGTTGATTGACGTGCTGGAGCCTTTCGGGATTCGCGAAATGATTCGCTCTGGTGAAGTTGCCCTGGGCCGTGGCCCGAAGGTGATGGCTCCCCGCAAGATGTAA
- the ilvC gene encoding ketol-acid reductoisomerase, with product MAIEVLYDKDADLSLIQGRKVAVIGYGSQGHAHAQCLRDSGVEVVIGLRDGSKSAAKATEAGFNVMPNAEAAAWADVVMLLAPDTSQAKIYNEDIAPNLKDGDAVFFGHGLNVHFDLIEPADNITVGMVAPKGPGHLVRRQFVDGKGVPCLIAVAQDPKGEGRELTLSYAAAIGGARAGVIPTTFKEEVETDLFGEQVVLCGGLEYLMMAGFEVLTEAGYAPEMAYFEVLHEMKLIVDLIWEGGLENMNYSISDTAEYGGYLAGPRIIDADTKQRMKDVLADIQDGTFVKQLIANVEGGNKDLEDKRAAVKAHPIEDTGKKLRDLMSWVKNPLDATA from the coding sequence ATGGCTATTGAAGTTCTCTACGACAAGGACGCTGATCTGTCGCTGATCCAGGGCCGCAAGGTTGCTGTCATCGGTTATGGCTCCCAGGGCCACGCTCACGCGCAGTGCCTCCGCGACAGCGGTGTCGAGGTCGTTATCGGCCTGCGTGATGGCTCCAAGTCCGCCGCCAAGGCCACCGAAGCTGGCTTTAATGTCATGCCGAACGCCGAGGCTGCCGCCTGGGCCGACGTGGTGATGCTGCTGGCTCCCGATACCTCCCAGGCAAAGATCTACAACGAGGACATCGCCCCCAACCTCAAAGACGGCGACGCTGTGTTCTTCGGCCACGGCCTCAACGTTCACTTCGACCTGATCGAGCCGGCCGATAACATCACCGTCGGCATGGTCGCCCCGAAGGGTCCCGGCCACCTGGTGCGCCGCCAGTTCGTCGACGGCAAGGGCGTGCCCTGCCTGATCGCTGTTGCGCAGGATCCCAAGGGTGAGGGCCGCGAGCTGACCCTGTCCTACGCTGCCGCCATCGGTGGCGCCCGCGCCGGCGTTATCCCCACCACCTTCAAAGAAGAGGTCGAGACCGACCTGTTCGGCGAGCAGGTCGTGCTGTGTGGTGGCCTGGAATACCTGATGATGGCTGGATTCGAGGTCCTCACCGAGGCTGGCTACGCCCCCGAGATGGCTTACTTCGAGGTGCTGCACGAGATGAAGCTCATCGTCGACCTCATCTGGGAGGGCGGCCTGGAGAACATGAACTACTCCATCTCGGACACCGCCGAGTACGGCGGCTACCTCGCCGGCCCCCGCATCATCGATGCCGACACCAAGCAGCGTATGAAGGACGTGCTTGCCGACATTCAGGACGGCACCTTCGTCAAGCAGCTCATCGCCAACGTTGAGGGCGGTAACAAGGATCTCGAGGACAAGCGTGCTGCCGTGAAGGCGCACCCGATCGAGGACACCGGCAAGAAGCTGCGCGACCTGATGAGCTGGGTGAAAAACCCGCTCGACGCCACCGCCTAA
- a CDS encoding cation diffusion facilitator family transporter, giving the protein MVHSHAPSSTGALLAVIALTTVIFLAEIIAGVLSGSLALLADSAHMLSDSAGLVMALVAILIGRKTATSTATFGYRRVEVLAAAINAVTVGLISVWIVVEAIMRLGHPETIDTGLMLVVAIIGLVANVGSALILARRQHDSLNMKGAYLHVLSDMLGSVAVIVAGLVIRYTGFVFADTIASLAIATLILPRTWALLRDAGRVLLEHVPQGVDAEDIQRAIEAVVGVHRVHDLHVWSVDGSQVLVTCHVVTTDTGCVAGHCALLDSIHQALREVGVSHSTIQIEGAAHQQHEDICH; this is encoded by the coding sequence CTGGTGCACAGTCACGCCCCCTCATCCACCGGCGCACTGCTCGCAGTCATCGCCCTGACGACCGTGATCTTCCTCGCGGAAATCATCGCCGGTGTCCTCTCCGGATCGCTTGCGCTGCTCGCGGACTCCGCGCACATGCTCTCCGATTCGGCTGGGCTTGTGATGGCCCTAGTGGCCATCCTTATTGGTCGCAAAACCGCCACCAGCACAGCCACCTTCGGCTACCGGCGCGTAGAAGTCCTTGCCGCCGCCATCAATGCGGTCACCGTGGGGTTGATCTCCGTGTGGATCGTGGTCGAAGCGATCATGCGCCTCGGGCACCCGGAAACCATCGACACCGGGCTCATGCTCGTCGTCGCCATCATTGGTCTCGTCGCCAACGTCGGCTCGGCACTGATCTTGGCGCGCCGCCAACACGACAGCCTCAACATGAAAGGCGCCTACCTGCACGTCCTATCGGACATGCTGGGCTCGGTGGCGGTCATCGTGGCGGGCCTAGTCATCCGCTACACCGGCTTCGTCTTCGCCGACACTATCGCCTCCCTAGCTATCGCCACGCTCATCCTGCCGCGAACCTGGGCACTGCTTCGCGACGCTGGGCGTGTGCTGCTCGAACACGTCCCTCAGGGCGTTGACGCCGAAGACATTCAACGTGCCATCGAAGCGGTTGTAGGCGTTCACCGCGTCCACGACCTGCACGTGTGGTCAGTCGACGGCAGCCAGGTGTTGGTCACCTGCCACGTCGTCACCACCGACACTGGATGCGTAGCCGGCCACTGCGCCTTGCTCGACAGCATCCACCAAGCCCTTCGCGAGGTCGGCGTCAGCCACAGCACCATCCAAATCGAAGGCGCTGCGCACCAGCAGCACGAAGACATCTGCCACTAA
- a CDS encoding GmrSD restriction endonuclease domain-containing protein: protein MGFSTPSYDLIDLFNRIDRGDLQLPDFQRQYLWDVDHIRALLVTVLRGYPMGALLALDTRNEPMRFRPRPLQGAPDHGVNPGLLLLDGQQRMTTLYHCLRGDGVVDTLDHRDKKIRRQFYVDINTAVSQEIMPDEAVISVSADGQVRSHFALRRFSTIDSDEHALSLGLMPVSALLSDRGSDMLFDLAGDENPQVREAAKQFNNAIAKPLVRYSVPMIRLDRETAQGGVGSIFARVNSAGLQMGIFDLLTAVFASEDPDFHLATDYEATAKLFSTHPNLSRLKRTDWLTAVSLYLTAKQGYARGQREDILRLSLEEYQAGAQRMREAFAEASTFLKQRCILDSSLVPYTFQIVPLAVILALLDERPGALANTRAWDRLNRWFWCGVFGELYGGPSVVNRAARDVIEVTEWVAAGDDQDVRVPGTVEQASFVESRLLSATRKDGLYKGIYALIMGRGARDWRTAQAFDAYSYDEMDTDFHPIFPLSYCADHGIDPVLAGSVINRTPMGRRTEVVLGGASPARYLKRVQSKSLMEDEEFDAVLATHLVNPELLHRGDAEEFFADRRSQLLEMIEHAMGATADRDVNDNDLSGGVEGPNAFA, encoded by the coding sequence ATGGGTTTTTCAACGCCAAGCTATGACCTCATCGATCTGTTCAACCGCATCGATCGAGGGGACCTGCAACTTCCAGACTTCCAGCGCCAATACCTCTGGGACGTCGACCACATTCGCGCACTCCTTGTCACCGTCCTGCGTGGCTACCCCATGGGCGCACTGCTCGCCCTAGACACCCGCAACGAACCGATGCGATTTAGGCCCCGCCCCTTACAGGGCGCTCCGGATCATGGCGTCAACCCCGGCCTGCTGTTGCTCGACGGGCAACAGCGCATGACCACCCTCTACCACTGCCTGCGTGGCGACGGGGTAGTGGACACCCTGGACCACCGCGACAAGAAAATCCGCCGCCAGTTCTACGTCGACATCAACACCGCCGTGTCCCAGGAGATCATGCCCGACGAAGCGGTGATCTCAGTGTCCGCCGACGGGCAGGTGCGCTCCCATTTCGCGCTGCGCCGCTTTAGCACCATTGACAGCGATGAACATGCATTGTCCCTCGGGCTGATGCCCGTCAGCGCCCTGCTGTCCGACCGGGGCAGCGACATGCTCTTCGACCTGGCAGGCGATGAAAACCCGCAGGTGCGGGAAGCCGCCAAGCAATTCAACAACGCGATTGCCAAACCGCTCGTGCGCTACAGCGTGCCCATGATCCGCCTCGATCGTGAAACCGCCCAGGGGGGCGTGGGTTCCATCTTTGCCCGGGTGAACTCCGCCGGCCTGCAAATGGGCATCTTCGACCTGCTCACCGCGGTGTTCGCCAGCGAGGACCCCGACTTCCACCTGGCAACAGACTACGAAGCCACCGCCAAGCTCTTTTCCACCCACCCGAATCTTTCCCGCTTGAAGCGCACAGACTGGCTCACCGCCGTCAGCCTGTATCTCACCGCCAAACAAGGCTACGCCCGCGGGCAGCGGGAAGACATCTTGCGGTTGTCGCTAGAGGAATACCAAGCCGGCGCGCAACGCATGCGGGAAGCCTTCGCGGAAGCGTCGACCTTCCTAAAGCAACGCTGCATCCTTGACTCCAGCTTGGTTCCCTATACCTTCCAGATCGTTCCGCTCGCAGTCATTCTCGCCTTGCTTGACGAACGCCCCGGCGCCTTGGCCAACACCCGCGCCTGGGATCGCCTGAACCGGTGGTTCTGGTGCGGCGTTTTCGGCGAGCTTTATGGCGGACCCAGCGTGGTCAACCGTGCCGCCCGCGACGTCATCGAGGTCACCGAGTGGGTTGCGGCCGGCGATGATCAGGACGTGCGCGTGCCCGGAACCGTCGAGCAAGCCAGCTTCGTGGAATCCCGCCTGCTGTCCGCAACCCGCAAAGATGGCCTGTACAAGGGAATCTATGCGCTGATCATGGGTCGTGGGGCGCGGGATTGGCGCACCGCCCAAGCCTTCGACGCCTACAGCTACGACGAGATGGACACAGACTTCCACCCGATTTTCCCGCTGTCCTACTGTGCCGATCACGGCATTGACCCGGTGCTCGCTGGTAGCGTCATCAACCGTACCCCGATGGGACGACGTACTGAGGTGGTGTTGGGTGGCGCATCTCCCGCCCGCTACCTTAAGCGCGTCCAAAGCAAGTCCCTAATGGAAGATGAAGAATTCGACGCGGTGCTAGCAACTCACCTGGTCAACCCGGAGCTGCTGCACCGCGGCGACGCAGAAGAATTCTTCGCCGACAGGCGCAGCCAGCTGCTCGAGATGATTGAGCACGCCATGGGTGCGACAGCAGACCGCGATGTCAACGACAATGACCTGTCCGGCGGAGTGGAAGGACCCAATGCATTTGCCTAA
- the serA gene encoding phosphoglycerate dehydrogenase, whose translation MSNRPVVLIADKLAQSTVDALGDAVEVRWVDGPNRPELLAAVGEADALLVRSATTVDREVLEAAGKLKIVGRAGVGLDNVDIPAATERGVMVVNAPTSNIHSACEHAISLLLSTARQIPAADATLRNGEWKRSSFNGVEIFGKTVGIVGFGHIGQLFAQRLAAFETKIIAFDPYANPARAAQLGVELVELEELMSRSDFVTIHLPKTKETAGMFNAELLAKSKPGQIIVNAARGGLVDEQALADAITEGRIRGAGFDVYASEPCTDSPLFKLDQVVVTPHLGASTVEAQDRAGTDVADSVLKALAGEFVPDAVNVSGGRVGEEVALWLDLARKLGVVAGEILAGAPVSLELTARGELSTEDVSTLGLSAMRGLFSAIIDEPVTFVNAPRIAEERGVELLVTTEPESVSHRSVIEVKAIAADGTVASVVGALTGLERVEKIVRINGRGLDMRAQGRNLFLHYSDAPGLLGKVGTKLGNAGVNIVAAALSQDSDGEAATLVLRVDSEVPQAIIDEITGELVARAIQIDFDA comes from the coding sequence GTGAGTAACCGTCCGGTTGTCCTCATCGCAGATAAGCTCGCACAATCCACCGTCGACGCCCTTGGCGACGCCGTCGAGGTTCGTTGGGTTGACGGTCCGAACCGCCCCGAACTTCTCGCCGCCGTTGGCGAGGCGGACGCACTGCTGGTGCGATCTGCCACCACCGTCGACCGCGAGGTCCTCGAAGCTGCAGGCAAGCTGAAGATCGTCGGCCGCGCCGGTGTCGGCCTGGACAACGTCGACATCCCCGCCGCCACGGAACGTGGCGTGATGGTTGTCAACGCCCCGACGTCCAACATTCACTCTGCATGTGAGCACGCAATCTCCCTGCTGCTGTCCACCGCACGTCAGATTCCCGCCGCCGATGCCACCCTGCGCAACGGCGAATGGAAGCGTTCCTCCTTCAATGGTGTCGAAATCTTCGGCAAGACCGTCGGCATCGTGGGCTTTGGCCACATCGGCCAGCTGTTCGCTCAGCGCTTGGCTGCCTTCGAGACCAAGATTATCGCCTTCGACCCCTACGCCAACCCGGCCCGCGCCGCCCAGCTGGGTGTCGAGCTCGTCGAGCTCGAAGAGCTGATGAGCCGCTCCGACTTCGTCACCATCCACCTGCCCAAGACCAAGGAAACCGCCGGCATGTTCAATGCCGAGCTGCTGGCGAAGTCTAAGCCGGGCCAGATCATCGTCAACGCCGCCCGTGGCGGCCTGGTCGATGAGCAGGCGCTGGCTGACGCCATCACCGAGGGCCGCATTCGTGGCGCCGGTTTCGACGTCTACGCCTCCGAACCCTGCACCGACTCTCCGCTGTTCAAGCTGGATCAGGTCGTCGTCACCCCGCACCTGGGTGCTTCCACCGTGGAAGCACAGGATCGTGCCGGCACCGACGTCGCCGATTCCGTGCTCAAGGCTCTGGCTGGCGAGTTCGTTCCGGACGCGGTCAACGTGTCCGGTGGTCGCGTGGGCGAAGAGGTTGCCCTGTGGCTGGATCTGGCCCGCAAGCTCGGTGTGGTTGCCGGTGAGATCCTGGCCGGTGCGCCGGTGTCCCTGGAGCTGACCGCCCGTGGCGAGCTGTCCACCGAGGACGTCTCCACCCTGGGTCTGTCCGCCATGCGTGGCCTGTTCAGCGCCATCATCGATGAGCCGGTCACCTTCGTCAACGCCCCGCGTATCGCGGAAGAGCGTGGCGTGGAGCTGCTCGTGACCACCGAGCCGGAATCCGTCTCCCACCGCTCCGTGATCGAGGTCAAGGCCATTGCCGCCGACGGCACCGTCGCCAGCGTGGTGGGTGCCCTGACCGGCCTGGAGCGCGTCGAGAAGATCGTGCGCATCAACGGCCGTGGCCTGGATATGCGCGCCCAGGGCCGCAACCTGTTCCTGCACTACTCGGATGCCCCGGGTCTGCTGGGCAAGGTCGGCACCAAGCTCGGCAACGCTGGCGTGAACATCGTTGCCGCCGCCCTGAGCCAGGACTCCGACGGCGAAGCCGCCACCCTGGTGCTGCGCGTTGACAGCGAAGTGCCGCAGGCCATCATCGATGAGATCACCGGCGAGCTGGTTGCTCGCGCGATCCAGATCGACTTCGACGCTTAA
- the pth gene encoding aminoacyl-tRNA hydrolase — protein MKNLLVVGLGNPGPEYEKTRHNVGYMVVDELARSNYVNLSQHKKTNTMLGAFKAGETTVALMRARCFMNESGGPVKAVAQFFKLSPADILVVHDELDQDFGTVSLKIGGGNNGHNGLKSISKALGTPEFARLKCGIGRPPGRQEPRSFVLKPFSKQEQQQLPGILDDACRSIDDYLRGR, from the coding sequence ATGAAGAATCTGCTCGTCGTCGGCCTGGGAAACCCCGGCCCCGAATACGAAAAGACCCGGCACAACGTCGGATACATGGTGGTCGACGAACTGGCCCGCAGCAACTACGTCAACTTGAGCCAGCATAAAAAGACCAACACCATGCTGGGGGCTTTTAAGGCAGGCGAGACCACGGTGGCGCTGATGCGGGCGCGCTGTTTCATGAACGAAAGTGGCGGACCCGTCAAGGCCGTGGCCCAGTTCTTTAAGCTCTCCCCCGCCGACATCCTGGTCGTGCACGACGAACTTGATCAAGATTTCGGCACGGTGTCGCTCAAGATCGGTGGCGGCAACAATGGGCACAATGGCCTGAAATCTATTTCGAAGGCTTTGGGCACGCCGGAGTTTGCCCGCCTCAAGTGCGGCATCGGACGCCCACCCGGGCGGCAAGAACCCCGCAGCTTTGTCCTCAAGCCGTTTAGTAAGCAGGAACAGCAGCAGCTGCCCGGCATCCTCGACGATGCTTGCCGCAGCATCGACGACTATCTCCGCGGCCGCTAG
- a CDS encoding OsmC family protein: MSQLTPNHEAGQPLEPIDADKLNALAAKNVENPEGGRKVIRTHTEADGKFRNYTQIRDLEPVLVAEPPALLGDDTAGNPTEIAQAALASCISVGIQAIATKRGVTLTRIAIDIESDIDVSPTWGVGDLGEHKRPGVSDVRVSIELEGDADRETLQKIHDDAITWSPVVNTYTRPANLTSTLK, from the coding sequence ATGTCTCAGCTCACCCCCAACCACGAAGCCGGCCAGCCGCTGGAGCCCATCGACGCCGACAAGCTCAACGCACTGGCAGCCAAGAACGTCGAAAACCCCGAAGGTGGCCGCAAGGTTATCCGCACACACACCGAGGCCGACGGCAAGTTCCGTAACTACACCCAGATTCGCGACCTGGAGCCGGTGCTCGTCGCAGAGCCCCCGGCACTGTTGGGTGACGACACCGCCGGTAACCCCACCGAGATCGCCCAGGCCGCCCTGGCTTCCTGCATCTCCGTCGGCATCCAGGCCATCGCCACCAAGCGCGGCGTCACCCTGACCAGGATCGCCATCGACATCGAATCCGACATCGATGTCTCCCCGACCTGGGGCGTGGGCGATCTGGGTGAGCACAAGCGCCCGGGTGTGTCCGACGTGCGCGTCTCCATCGAGCTGGAGGGCGACGCCGATCGCGAAACCCTGCAAAAGATCCACGACGACGCCATCACCTGGTCCCCGGTGGTCAACACCTACACCCGCCCGGCGAACCTGACCTCCACCCTGAAGTAG
- a CDS encoding acyl-CoA dehydrogenase family protein, with the protein MTAVATHPTTELVLSPQLSEEISSRAHSVDSGETSGRYILPLLAQAGYFSHEHTLLDTARLVREIAHKDLSVAFSTWAHVMALTYIRKGATPALAALADELVRGVRPGVTGMAAAFKYAAGCGDIELQATATADGFVINGRLSWASNLYEDAIIVTAAKDQDGNPLVFALDADTCGVTVGKPFALLGMNNTASTSVEFADVAISNEQVISRDFAAFVAAVKRTFVVLQTSECLGLARACAENARPRLVGVNATFEAQLDEIDQRLAELIQRQENLASAAQATKKQLLNLRLDAAQLAVEAANIEIRVAGGAGYAKSTPASRRFREAAFIPVQSPSEAQLRWELAQLEKEDV; encoded by the coding sequence ATGACTGCCGTTGCCACCCACCCCACCACAGAGCTTGTCTTGTCGCCGCAGCTTTCCGAAGAAATTAGCTCCCGCGCCCACAGCGTTGATAGTGGAGAAACCTCGGGCCGATACATTCTGCCGCTGCTGGCACAGGCGGGATATTTCTCCCACGAGCACACCCTGCTAGATACCGCGCGCCTTGTTCGGGAGATCGCCCACAAGGATCTCTCGGTCGCTTTTAGCACCTGGGCCCACGTGATGGCCCTGACTTATATCCGCAAGGGGGCAACGCCTGCCCTGGCGGCCCTGGCCGACGAGCTGGTGCGCGGGGTGCGTCCCGGGGTGACCGGCATGGCCGCCGCCTTCAAATATGCCGCGGGCTGCGGCGATATCGAACTTCAAGCAACGGCTACCGCCGATGGGTTTGTGATCAACGGTCGGCTCTCCTGGGCATCCAACCTGTATGAAGACGCCATCATCGTCACCGCTGCCAAAGACCAGGACGGCAACCCGTTGGTATTTGCCCTGGATGCGGACACCTGTGGGGTGACAGTGGGCAAGCCCTTCGCGCTGCTCGGCATGAACAACACCGCCTCGACCTCGGTGGAATTTGCCGACGTGGCAATCAGCAACGAGCAGGTCATCTCCCGCGACTTTGCAGCTTTCGTTGCCGCCGTCAAACGCACCTTCGTGGTGCTGCAAACCAGCGAATGCCTGGGCCTTGCCCGGGCCTGCGCCGAAAACGCCCGTCCCCGCCTGGTCGGCGTCAACGCCACCTTCGAAGCGCAGCTCGACGAGATCGATCAGCGCCTTGCGGAACTGATTCAGCGCCAGGAAAACCTTGCCAGCGCAGCGCAGGCGACGAAAAAACAGCTCCTGAACCTGCGTCTGGATGCCGCACAGCTGGCCGTCGAAGCCGCCAACATTGAAATCCGTGTCGCCGGTGGCGCCGGATACGCCAAGTCCACCCCGGCCTCCCGCCGCTTCCGCGAAGCGGCCTTCATCCCCGTGCAATCCCCCTCCGAAGCGCAACTGCGCTGGGAGCTCGCCCAACTGGAAAAGGAGGACGTGTAA
- a CDS encoding flavin reductase family protein, whose product MSTPVTMREEVTSAQLRSAAGMFPSGVTVVTTRANGVDYGMTISAFASLSLEPAMVMVSIESTSHTLPHLAPGKPIAVSVLSDVQLEHAVQFARHVDDRFAGVPIRREGPADVPVLEQAAAYFVGTVADWAQGGDHTIVTILVEDCGVDVTREPLHYHQGRLS is encoded by the coding sequence ATGTCGACTCCCGTGACGATGCGAGAAGAAGTGACTTCAGCCCAGCTGCGCAGCGCAGCCGGAATGTTCCCCAGCGGCGTCACCGTCGTGACCACCCGCGCCAACGGGGTCGACTACGGCATGACCATCAGCGCCTTTGCGTCGCTGTCGCTTGAGCCGGCCATGGTGATGGTCTCCATCGAATCCACCTCCCACACCTTGCCGCATCTGGCACCCGGCAAACCCATCGCCGTGAGCGTGCTATCCGATGTGCAACTCGAACACGCGGTGCAATTTGCCCGCCACGTCGACGACCGCTTCGCAGGGGTGCCCATCCGTCGGGAAGGGCCGGCCGATGTGCCGGTGCTTGAACAAGCAGCCGCCTACTTCGTCGGCACCGTCGCCGACTGGGCCCAAGGCGGGGATCACACCATCGTGACCATCCTGGTCGAAGACTGCGGCGTCGATGTCACCCGCGAACCCCTGCACTATCACCAGGGCCGCCTGAGCTAA